From the genome of Acidaminococcus sp.:
GAGATTGTTATTTGCAGTGAAAAGAAATATACCGACTTCCGTTGTCCTAAATGTGGTCAGAAAATGTATTCTTACGAGCCATTTTCCACCTACTTGAAAAGTTTTCCTGCGTATCCTGAGCATACCAGGATGATCCGCTTTGAAGGGCATCGCTTCCGTTGCTCCTGCTGCCATGCAACCATCACTGAGCCTATTCCCTTTAAATATCCAGGAACTCGCATTACCATGAGAGCTTCTCTCTGGATTGAGACGCTGCTTCGTAATGGAATCCCTGCCAATGCAATTGCCAAGATGTCAGGAATTCACTGGAGCACGGTTCGCTATGTCCACAAACAGCTCATGGACGAATCTCTCGATAAATATGAAATGGAATTGGAGCTGACCTCTTACAAGCCCCGTTTCCTGGCCATCGATGAGTTTGCTATCCATAAGGGACACACCTATGCCACTTGCGTCATGGATTTAGCGACAGGTTATATTCTCTGGGTTGGCAGAGGTCGGGCGATAGCTGACTTCGAGCATTTCTTCAAGGAATATGATCAGACAAAGCTGACAGAGGTCAAGGCAGTCGCCATGGATATGAACGCTTCCTACAACAAGCTGGTACAAGAACATCTGCCGCAAGCTAAGGTCGTGTATGATCGTTACCACATGCAGGCTCAATTCGGGAAGGAAGTATTAGGTGTAGTAAGACTTGATGAGGCCAGAATGCATAGGGATAAAGCCAACGATATGCAAGAAGCATTAAAAGACGCAAGTGCTGAAGACAAGCCGGCTTTGAAAGAGCGGATATCCGAGGAAAAGAAGAACTACCGCACATTGAAGAAAGTCCGCTGGCCGTTACTCACCAATGAAGATAGGCTGAATCCTAAGAGCAAAGAAGCGTTGCAGGCCATCTTTGCAGAGCACGAGGATCTGGCAATATGTTATTCCATGAAGGAAGAGATGGTAGCCCTCTATGAATTAAGGGACTATGACAAGGCTCTTGCAGGATGGAAGCGCTGGTTTAAAGCTGCACTAGGCAGCGGGATTCCGGCCCTGGTTAGGTTTGCTAAGATTAAGCTGCCAAGGATAGACGGTCTGGTGAACCATGCCCTGTACCCGATAAACACAGGGAAGCTTGAAGGCTTCAACAACAAGATTAAAGTGGCCAAAAGAAGAGCGTACGGATACAGAGATGATGAGTACTTTTTCACGTTAATTCGCTACCTCTCAATTCCGACCGTAAGGGGTATACTCCCGAAAAAACCGTGAAGAACCTAAAAAGAGGTGTGTTATTAGGGCATGCGTTTCTAGTTGGGGCGTATGCCTCGTTTTTTATTGATTAAAAGATTCTATCATCCACCGCACTCGTCAGCCCTTCCTGTCGTCAGCGCTGACTGCGGTTCCCCTTCTTTCGAAGCCGCAGAGCGGCTTGAAAGAAGGTCTTTTTGAAGCAAACCTCCGGCGTCAATTTGCCAAAAAATGTAAAAGAAAAATATAGGGTCATCATCCACCGCAAAAAATATATAAAACCGCGGCCTTCGGCCGAATAGGAAGCTCACGCAGCTCCTTCTCGTCGCTGCTTCTGAGAAACTTCGCGGCGTGGATCGTTGGCGCTCAGTTCCGCTTCTCCTCCTTCCGAAGCCGCGCAGCGGCTTGAAAGAAGACTAACTATCATATGTCAAGTACAATGTCCTGTGAATCGGAGCTAGTATTTATCTGCTTTTGAAGCATTAATTGAGCAGATGTTTTGTATGTATTTCCTGTTGTCTGAAGTGCATAAATTAACCGTACCAACTTTTTGGCTGCATGAGAGATTGCTATGTAGTAATGCTTGCCTTCGTTTAGTTTCTTAGCTAAATATTCCCTGTAGGCTGGTTCGTACCGGCAGACGAATATCGCTGCGTTAAAGAGCGCAAATCGTAGATAACGTGACCCTCTTTTCTCCATGTGGGCGCTTCGACCTATCCCACTTCGGCGTCCTGATTGGTTCCTGGACGGTGCAAGCCCGGCATAAGCTAGAACTTTGTCAGGAGAAGAGAACTTGGAAAAATCCCCGACTTCCGCTAAAATTGCGGCTCCTGTGACGGCACCAATCCCAGGAATTGTAAGTAAAGGTTCCGGATGCTCGCTCAGCAGCTCCTTTTCCTCAGCCTCGATTTTGCGAATTTCTTCATCATAGTCCTCAAGAATCCGGATGTTCGCCCGCAATTCATGTTCATTGCCCAGATTGTTGTGTTTACCGATAGATTTTTTTGCCTCGTCACGAATTTGTTCAGCCAAATCCTCATTTAAGCTGCCTCTGGATGCCTTGTGAATAATGTTTTTCAAGTGTTTCAAGTTGGCGTTTGCCAGCTCCTCGGGAGTAGGATATTCCATGAATATAGCGTGAGCAGTAGCAGAATTCAGGTTCATATATTTTCCTAGTTCAGGGAAGTTGAGAACCACAAGCCGATCCACGTCTTGTTTAATCTTTGTTCTTGCCTGAACCATTCTGAACCGAGATCTGGTAAGTGACATGAGACGTTCATTGTGGTATTCTTTAGGAACGTAGGGTTTGAGATCCAAATCGGACATGAACATACAGGCTATGAAATGAGCATCAATGCGATCGGTTTTAGTTTTGCGAAGGCTATGACTCTTTTTGTATTGATCTGTCATCATGGGATTGAAGACATAAGTTGGTAGCCCGTTATTCAGCAGGAATCTGGTGATATTCTCGCTGTAAGGTCCGGTGGCTTCAAGCCCTACTTTTATGTTTTCTGCCGGTTGTTTGTAAGAGCATATCTGCTTCAGCAGAAAGTCAAAGCCTTCCCAATCATTGGTAATAGTAAATTGCTTGTACCTGGACTTATGCTCTGGGTCAAGAATGCAGCAGTCATGTTTGTCTTTGGACACATCAATTCCAACGTAGATCATAATATAAAACCTCCTAAAAAATATGATGCTGAAACCACAGACTCTCTGCTATGTATCCTTGTTCTATATAAACCGTCTGGCGGTATCTAACTAATTAACATCGCTGCAAAGAGCTGTGGTTGGAGTCTTCTTCAAACCGTTAATCGGTAGGTCCTAAAACCAATCCACAGCATCTTTTACAGTGTAGCACTTTCCCCCAAAAAGAGGGTTAAAGTCCCAATACATATGATACAAGGTCTTTTTGAAGCAAACCTCCGGCGTCGGTTTGCCAAAAAATATAAAAGAAAAATAGTGGGCCATCATCCACCGCAAAGCGGTCCCCCTTCCTCAATGTCGCGCAGCGACGTCGAGGAAGGTCTCTTTGACTATCTTCTACAACCTCCTTCCACGCAGTCGGAAGGAGGAGGGGCCACGAAGTGGCGGAGGATAGTTTCCTTTTTTCGCGCGAAGCGCCACAGCTTTCCTTCCTCCCTTTACCTTATTTTTATACAAATTTTCTTATTCTATGCTATAATGAATTTATAAATATAAAAAATTATTATAGATATAGTATAACTTTTAAAAACATACAATTCTGATAATAATCGGCCCCCAGCCGTTATTTTCAGGGGATAAAGAATATTTTGAGGGGAATATCCGGGGGAAAGAGGGGAATACTATGCAAGATTTTACATCGCTGAATCAAAAGAGACTCGCGCGTCTTGTTCTTTTGGCACTTTGCACTTCGTCTTTAACGTTTTCGTGGATGAACGCGGCTCATGCCGATGCCTATGAGGAAGATTTCGCTTTTTCCGATGCACAAGCGGCTACGGGAGGGCCTGTTCTGTATTACAACAGACAGAACACGGCAGGCACTCTTTCCATTGACGCGGATTCGGTGGATATTTCCGTGATGGCGCCGGTCAACAGTGCGACAGGCAGTGCTGCGTCCAATGTGTACGGATATGAAATGTTTAACGCATCCGGCAGCGGGGCTGCTGTTTCCATTTCCGGGCGCGATGGCGTCGTGCTTTCTTCCATTTCCAATCCGGTTTTGACAACTTCCAGCAGCGCGAATTATTGGCAGACGGATACAAAGGAGAAAAAGTCCGTGATCCTGGATGCCCGGAACCGCAGCCAGATTTCGGTGGATGCATCGGACGGTGATATCTCGCTGAATCTCGCCGACGAAATTCCGTCTGACACGCGGGATGGCTCTTTCAACTTGGTGAAAGATTTTTCCGACTCCTACAATCGCTCTAAATTGATTGCAGTCCGGGCATACGGCGGTGCTTCGGTTTCTTTGAGCGGAAAGAATGTCTCTATTTCCATTGCCGGAAAGGAAATGCCGGATGGGTCCCAGTATTATGATCCTCTGGTCAGATTTCAAAATGTGCAGGGCATTGTCGCAACTTCACGGAATTCCGAGGTCAATGTGACGGCGACGGACGGTAATAACTCCATTACCCTCGAAAATACGGGCTACTATTCTAATAGGGTTGAAGCATTAACGAACTGTGTATACGCTAATGATGGTTCCTCTGTCAATTTGAAGGCCCTCAAAGGCGATAACGTCCTTACCATACAACCGGGACAGGATACCGATGGCGGAAGGGACGACATCACCATAATGGAAAGCTGGGGCGGGGATATGAACCTTGAAGGCATCAACAATATCCTCACTCTTGTCGGTACGAAGAATATAAGCGGCGGCAAAGGCATCCACGTGAATCGCAGCGGCGACGTCCACATGAAGGCAACGCAGGATAACCGAATCAGTTTTTACACGCCTAACGGCGGTGCGAACTGGGGCATCACGACAGGCGCCACGAATGGCGTGGTCGATGTCTATGCGGAAAAGGGAAACAATATTATCTCCTTGACGTCGGATTCCCTGACTGCCAGTTTCATGGGAATCTATAACGACGGAGAGAGCGCGGTGGTGTCCCTGACTGCGCCGCAGGGCGATAACCGCATTCTGGCCGTCGCCGATGAAGCGGCGCAGAATCGTCTGATGGAAGCAGAAGGCGTCCAGCGCCCCAATGGAATTTATTATAGAGGACTTCAGATTCTTGCCTCCAATGGAACCATCAATATGGATGGGCAGAATAATGATATAGAGGTTCTCCCGGTACGGAATAGGGGAGACTTCCAAGTATACGGCATCCATTTCGGTTTTTCTTTTAAAGATCATATGGCCGCCAATCTGACGGCTGTCCATGATAACACGATTTACAGCAGTGGAACAGGCATCAACATGGAGGCTGCTAAATCCCACGTTAATATGGAAGCGCAGCAAGGGGACAATAAGATCTATGGCGGAGAGTACGGCATATACATCCCTAATTATGACGATGTCCTCATGCATGCCGAGAAAGGTTCCAACTCGGTGACGAGCAATGGCACGGGCATTTATTCCGTCTATAACAGTGCTGTCACGATGCAGGCGGACGAAAAGGATAATACGGTCACCGGCGAGGAAAACGGAATCCTGACTGACAGAAACGGCAGCGTAACGCTTGACAGCCCGAAGGGCACCAACACGGTCACAGGCGGAGAAAGCGCCATCCTGGCTCAAAAGGGCGGGAATGTAACGGTAAATTCTGCTGAAGGTACCAATACGATTGCTGCCGAAACGACAGCTGTCAATATGAAAGATGGCGGGACAGGAATTGTTACCGTGGACGGCCAGTCACAGATCAGCGCAGAGACAGCTCTGCTGATTGACGGTACTTCGGGTGATTCCTACGAAAGTTACAGGGGCGGCTCCATTAACGTCAACTATAGCGGCGACAGCTCGATTACGGGCGATATTTCGGCCCTGAACGAGGGCAACATTTCCGTCACTCCGAATGATCAGGGCAAAATGACCCTTACGGGAAATATCTATGCAGCCGACGAGTCTATTTCTCTTGAAAATTACGAGAACCTGTCCGCTTTTGATGCAGGTTGGTACTCTCTTACGGTAGGAGACGCATGGCAAAATCTGGCGACCGCAGGTGGAACAGTGGATGTACATCTTACCAGCGGAAGCGTTCTGACCGGCACCGCCGATACGGGCAAACGCTACGCCAAAACGCTGGCGGCCAAAAGAATTTCCACGTATGATGAGATGTTCGAAAAATCCTTCCAGAAATACAGGGATGCTCAGTATGAATATTTTATGGCATCGTATGGAGGACAGCCGACGGAAGAGGCCTTGGAACAGTTCAATCAGTACATGGAAAATGCGAAAAATTCGCTGCTTCACACCTTTGATGAAGACACCTACACTTCTCAATTTACGGCTGACGGTGAAAAATACGGTACCGTCAACATTACCCTTGATGACGGCGCCCTGTGGGATATGACGGGTTCTTCTTCTGTCACGACCCTCGGCGGCAGCGGCGGTACGGTGTACTATGAAAACGGCGGCGACGCCCTCGAAATCGGGACGCTGTCCGGCAGCCATACCTTTGCCATGGACCTTGATGCGGACGACGGTTCGAACAGCGACATGCTCTACATAAACAACGGTACATCAGATGAACAGACCCTCGTTGTCAAGAACCTGCAGACGCTGGACAGCCAGATGGACGATGGGGAAGCGGTTCGCTTTGCCACGGTCAGCAACTCTCAGGATGAATTCCGCAACGGCAAGACCGTCGGCTACTCGACGTATGGTATCTACCGGGATGCCTTTACAGTTGAGTATCGGGACGTGGCCACAGATCCGCTCAATACAGATGCCTACAACAAAGAATATAACGGCGATACGACGGACGGAATTCGCAAACCGACGACAGACTATGTGAATACCTATTACATCGACGGTTACGATGACCCGCAGAACGTCTACCTCGTGAAATCGACTGAAGCTTTGAACGATGGTGCAGTCACACCGGAACGCAATCGCGACCTTATCTGGCGCTACGTGACGGATATGGATACGTTTACGAAACGCGATGGGCAGTCCCAGTACTTTACGGACGACGGCAAGCGCGGCGGCTGGGTACGCCTGGGCTATCGCAACCTGGGCGTCGACGGCGTCGGCGAACTCGACGGCAATACGTATGAACTGGGGTGGACGACGATTTCCCGCCAGAATGACGAGCGGAAACATCGTTTCAGTGCGTCCGTGGCCTATGGCAAGCCGAAAGGCCAGTTTGAAGGCTACGGCGGGAATCTCACCGTACGCGATTTTTCCGTGAACCTCTACGATACGCACGAATACTATCCGTCCGCCGAGGAGCTTGCCAACAAACCGGAATGGAAGAAAGAGTCCCATGCTTACTGGGATAACTATCTGAAGTACCATCATGTGAAGACCGAATACGATGCCTATGATCACGTCGTGGGCACGAAGTATTCCGGCGATTACGACCAGAACGTATGGAACCTCTCCACGGAATACGGGCATAAGCTGATGATGAACGAAGACTGGTTCTGGGTACCGCAGGCACAGCTGCAGCTGTCTTATCTCGGCGGTTACGACTATGTAGACTCCCAGGGCCTCCACGTCGATGGCGACCACGACTGGAGCCTTATTGGAAGACTGGGCTTTGATCTCGTCCGTGATATCCATGACAGCCGCGACAGCAAGCTGTATTTTAAGGCCTCTCTCATGCACGAATTCCTCGACGGCAACGATGTTACCGTCCGTTACGACGGCGACCGCTATGTGAATGAAGGCGACCAGAGCGGCACGTGGGGCGTCGTAGGGTTAGGTTATAGTAGTAAGATCGGCAAGGAGCAGTACTTCTATATTGACGCGGAAAGGTACTTTGGCAACGACTTTGAGAGGACGTACGATATTCGGGCTGGGATCAACTGGAAGTTTTAGTTAAAGGCACCTGGCCCAATAGAGTCCTCGACTTGTCTCGGGCGTCTATTGGGCCAGAGTTTTTTCTAAGGAAGTTTCAGCTGTCCTCTGCAGAATCCAACTCCATCTGCTTTGTCAGGCGGGCGCGTGACCCATCGAGGTACTATTTGTGTACATCTTCTGGGCCCCGCGCCCGTCTTTCGCGCATCTGGAGCTGTCTTGCAGCAGAGTCCATCAGAAACAATATAAAAAGAGGTGTGTTATCGGGGCATGTGTTCCTTAATGGGGCGTGTGCCTTGTTTTTTTCCTTTTTTCGCCGCCTTCGGCGGCCACAGCGTCACGGCGATTTTTCGCGCGAAGCGCCA
Proteins encoded in this window:
- a CDS encoding IS110 family transposase, which produces MIYVGIDVSKDKHDCCILDPEHKSRYKQFTITNDWEGFDFLLKQICSYKQPAENIKVGLEATGPYSENITRFLLNNGLPTYVFNPMMTDQYKKSHSLRKTKTDRIDAHFIACMFMSDLDLKPYVPKEYHNERLMSLTRSRFRMVQARTKIKQDVDRLVVLNFPELGKYMNLNSATAHAIFMEYPTPEELANANLKHLKNIIHKASRGSLNEDLAEQIRDEAKKSIGKHNNLGNEHELRANIRILEDYDEEIRKIEAEEKELLSEHPEPLLTIPGIGAVTGAAILAEVGDFSKFSSPDKVLAYAGLAPSRNQSGRRSGIGRSAHMEKRGSRYLRFALFNAAIFVCRYEPAYREYLAKKLNEGKHYYIAISHAAKKLVRLIYALQTTGNTYKTSAQLMLQKQINTSSDSQDIVLDI
- a CDS encoding autotransporter outer membrane beta-barrel domain-containing protein → MQDFTSLNQKRLARLVLLALCTSSLTFSWMNAAHADAYEEDFAFSDAQAATGGPVLYYNRQNTAGTLSIDADSVDISVMAPVNSATGSAASNVYGYEMFNASGSGAAVSISGRDGVVLSSISNPVLTTSSSANYWQTDTKEKKSVILDARNRSQISVDASDGDISLNLADEIPSDTRDGSFNLVKDFSDSYNRSKLIAVRAYGGASVSLSGKNVSISIAGKEMPDGSQYYDPLVRFQNVQGIVATSRNSEVNVTATDGNNSITLENTGYYSNRVEALTNCVYANDGSSVNLKALKGDNVLTIQPGQDTDGGRDDITIMESWGGDMNLEGINNILTLVGTKNISGGKGIHVNRSGDVHMKATQDNRISFYTPNGGANWGITTGATNGVVDVYAEKGNNIISLTSDSLTASFMGIYNDGESAVVSLTAPQGDNRILAVADEAAQNRLMEAEGVQRPNGIYYRGLQILASNGTINMDGQNNDIEVLPVRNRGDFQVYGIHFGFSFKDHMAANLTAVHDNTIYSSGTGINMEAAKSHVNMEAQQGDNKIYGGEYGIYIPNYDDVLMHAEKGSNSVTSNGTGIYSVYNSAVTMQADEKDNTVTGEENGILTDRNGSVTLDSPKGTNTVTGGESAILAQKGGNVTVNSAEGTNTIAAETTAVNMKDGGTGIVTVDGQSQISAETALLIDGTSGDSYESYRGGSINVNYSGDSSITGDISALNEGNISVTPNDQGKMTLTGNIYAADESISLENYENLSAFDAGWYSLTVGDAWQNLATAGGTVDVHLTSGSVLTGTADTGKRYAKTLAAKRISTYDEMFEKSFQKYRDAQYEYFMASYGGQPTEEALEQFNQYMENAKNSLLHTFDEDTYTSQFTADGEKYGTVNITLDDGALWDMTGSSSVTTLGGSGGTVYYENGGDALEIGTLSGSHTFAMDLDADDGSNSDMLYINNGTSDEQTLVVKNLQTLDSQMDDGEAVRFATVSNSQDEFRNGKTVGYSTYGIYRDAFTVEYRDVATDPLNTDAYNKEYNGDTTDGIRKPTTDYVNTYYIDGYDDPQNVYLVKSTEALNDGAVTPERNRDLIWRYVTDMDTFTKRDGQSQYFTDDGKRGGWVRLGYRNLGVDGVGELDGNTYELGWTTISRQNDERKHRFSASVAYGKPKGQFEGYGGNLTVRDFSVNLYDTHEYYPSAEELANKPEWKKESHAYWDNYLKYHHVKTEYDAYDHVVGTKYSGDYDQNVWNLSTEYGHKLMMNEDWFWVPQAQLQLSYLGGYDYVDSQGLHVDGDHDWSLIGRLGFDLVRDIHDSRDSKLYFKASLMHEFLDGNDVTVRYDGDRYVNEGDQSGTWGVVGLGYSSKIGKEQYFYIDAERYFGNDFERTYDIRAGINWKF
- a CDS encoding ISL3 family transposase; the encoded protein is MSFTNYTIQNNAECQDVFYNVFMPEDPFDDSQEIVICSEKKYTDFRCPKCGQKMYSYEPFSTYLKSFPAYPEHTRMIRFEGHRFRCSCCHATITEPIPFKYPGTRITMRASLWIETLLRNGIPANAIAKMSGIHWSTVRYVHKQLMDESLDKYEMELELTSYKPRFLAIDEFAIHKGHTYATCVMDLATGYILWVGRGRAIADFEHFFKEYDQTKLTEVKAVAMDMNASYNKLVQEHLPQAKVVYDRYHMQAQFGKEVLGVVRLDEARMHRDKANDMQEALKDASAEDKPALKERISEEKKNYRTLKKVRWPLLTNEDRLNPKSKEALQAIFAEHEDLAICYSMKEEMVALYELRDYDKALAGWKRWFKAALGSGIPALVRFAKIKLPRIDGLVNHALYPINTGKLEGFNNKIKVAKRRAYGYRDDEYFFTLIRYLSIPTVRGILPKKP